The sequence below is a genomic window from Streptosporangium lutulentum.
GCTTCACCACCGCTACAAAAACCTCAGCAACGAGGGAGAAGCTTCACCGATCCCGAGATCCCTTCAGCTGCCAGGCCAACGTGCTCTACGCGAAAAACGCCCTGGTCCTGGGGCTGGGCGACCTGGGGAGGCGCTCGGGAACCCAGAGCTTATTTCTTACTCGGCGATGGGGTTCATCATCCGGCGGACAGCGGCCAACAGCACCTACCGGCCGGCCTGAGAGCGCCTCCCCCGGCAAGACAGGACGTGGCACCGGGCATGGGTGTCGATCCGACGCCGCGGCCGGCCCCCGCGTGGAAAGAGGCGGGTCCGATCCTCGCCCCACGTGGACGGACACCACGGTTGGATCTTTGGTCGACGGGACGAGAAGCTTGATCATCAGCCACTACGCTTACGGGCCATGACAGCGATTGATGACTTGATCCGCTTTGTGCCGCCGCCCGTGGAACCGGTCGACGCGCACGGCGACTGGAGCGCGGTCGAGGCCACCCTCGGGCTTGGGCTGCCCACCGACTTCAAGGCCCTCATCGAACGATACGGGCTCGGCCAGTTTCTCAGCTTCATCACGCCGTTGACCCCGTTCGGTGCCCGCGACCTGCTGGTCCAGCACGCACAACGGCTGCTGGACAGAGAACGGTCCTACCGCGAGCAGTATCCCGACGAATGCCCGTACCCGTTCTATCCGGAACCCGGCGGGCTGCTGGAGTGGGCCGGCACCGACAACGGTGACTCGCTCTGCTGGCTGACCGACGGAGAGCCGGACAGCTGGAAGGTCGTGGTCTGGAACCCGCGCAACGTCTACTACGACGCGCAGGACGTCGGCGCGGTGGAGTTCCTCCACGGCTGGTTGAGTGGACGGATCACCACGACGATATTGCCCGGCGAGGTCGCGGCGTCGCCGTGGTTCGAGCCGTTTCGCGAGCG
It includes:
- a CDS encoding SMI1/KNR4 family protein: MTAIDDLIRFVPPPVEPVDAHGDWSAVEATLGLGLPTDFKALIERYGLGQFLSFITPLTPFGARDLLVQHAQRLLDRERSYREQYPDECPYPFYPEPGGLLEWAGTDNGDSLCWLTDGEPDSWKVVVWNPRNVYYDAQDVGAVEFLHGWLSGRITTTILPGEVAASPWFEPFREREHVRIELSDGELPYLERLRILRDALAPTADRGVNDDGDDYRQDHFAATDLGWSLTYETAYGHQILVAFPAEDEARARATLFDAVHRMGCQVLSTTTRLGEPTW